In the Solanum pennellii chromosome 5, SPENNV200 genome, one interval contains:
- the LOC107020755 gene encoding probable apyrase 6 translates to MRRSNARKINRVDNKSKTMESANLQYRPSRSSHRSPNRNSSKSKSRIFCYTSIMFVIAFLCYVFVFSSHVRFSVKRKYGIVIDGGSTGTRIHVFEYEVRNGVPAYDFGDKGLVSMRVNPGLSAYAEKPEMASESVGKLVEFGKQNVPQEYWSSTEIRLMATAGMRLLDSGVQEKILEVCRGVLRDSGLKFMDDWASVISGSDEGLYAWVIANYALGTLGSDPLQTTGIIELGGASAQVTFVSDEPMPPEYSRTIKFRNFTYRIYSHSLLQFGQNVAFDLLQESLVARGHHQAPESVKLMDPCSPRGYPHNLMSLKLSPSSFLDRTRHLSSLYPSGNFSECRSASLSLLQKGKESCPYKSCYIGSTFMPKLQGNFLATENFFYTSRFFGLPPKAFLSDLMAAGKSFCEEDWSSLKSKHPSLQEEDLHRYCFSSAYILALLHDSLGIALDDDRIGYANQVENIPLDWALGAFILQSTAELDKEHSGWFANMFSEDSLILLLFFAFFILVMFTAWYVSKWRKPQLKTVYDLEKGKYIVTRVGRCS, encoded by the exons atgCGCCGATCCAATGCCCGTAAAATAAATCGTGTTGATAACAAGAGTAAGACAATGGAATCGGCTAATTTGCAATACCGACCAAGTAGATCTTCACATCGGAGTCCTAATCGGAATAGTTCTAAATCGAAATCGAGAATCTTTTGTTACACTTCGATAATGTTTGTTATTgcttttttatgttatgtttttgtGTTTTCGAGTCATGTTAGGTTTTCTGTGAAGAGGAAATATGGGATTGTGATTGATGGAGGAAGTACGGGGACGAGGATTCATGTGTTTGAGTATGAGGTTAGGAATGGGGTACCGGCGTATGATTTTGGGGATAAGGGTTTGGTTTCGATGAGGGTGAATCCGGGGTTATCGGCTTATGCTGAAAAACCGGAGATGGCGAGTGAATCAGTGGGGAAGTTGGTGGAGTTTGGGAAGCAAAATGTACCTCAGGAATATTGGAGTTCAACAGAGATTAGGTTGATGGCTACTGCTGGAATGAGGTTATTGGATTCGGGTGTACAGGAGAAGATTTTAGAAGTGTGTCGAGGGGTACTGAGGGATTCGGGTTTAAAGTTTATGGATGATTGGGCTTCTGTTATTTCAG GATCTGATGAGGGTTTATATGCCTGGGTTATTGCTAATTATGCCCTTGGTACTCTTGGTAGTGATCCTTTGCAAACAACTGGGATAATTGAACTTGGTGGTGCATCTGCGCAG GTAACTTTTGTTTCTGACGAGCCTATGCCCCCAGAATATTCTCGTACCATTAAATTCAGGAACTTTACCTACAGGATCTACAGTCATAGCTTGCTTCAATTTGGTCAg AATGTTGCATTTGACTTACTCCAGGAGTCCCTTGTTGCGAGAGGCCACCATCAAG CTCCTGAAAGTGTTAAGCTGATGGATCCTTGTTCTCCTAGAGGATACCCACACAACTTAATGTCATTGAAGCTCTCCCCCAGTAGTTTCTTAGATAGGACTAGGCACCTATCGTCTCTTTATCCCAGCGGTAACTTCTCAGAATGCAGGTCTGCCTCACTATCATTGTTGCAGAAAGGCAAAG AGAGTTGCCCTTATAAAAGCTGCTACATTGGGTCTACATTTATGCCAAAGCTCCAGGGGAATTTTTTGGCTACAGAAAATTTTTTCTACACTTCCAGG TTCTTTGGTTTGCCCCCAAAAGCTTTTCTTTCTGATCTTATGGCGGCTGGGAAAAGTTTTTGTGAAGAGGACTGGTCAAGTTTGAAAAGCAAACACCCCTCCCTTCAAGAGGAGGACTTGCATCGTTATTGCTTCTCTTCAGCGTATATATTGGCATTACTTCATGATAGTCTTGGAATTGCTTTGGATGATGATAG GATTGGATATGCTAATCAAGTTGAAAACATTCCACTTGATTGGGCATTGGGAGCATTCATCTTGCAGAGCACAGCTGAGTTGGACAAAGAGCATTCTGGTTGGTTTGCAAATATGTTCAGTGAGGACTCTCTCATTTTGCTTCTCTTCTTTGCCTTTTTCATTTTGGTGATGTTCACCGCATGGTATGTGTCAAAGTGGAGAAAGCCACAATTGAAGACTGTGTATGATCTAGAGAAAGGAAAGTACATAGTCACACGTGTTGGTAGATGTTCATAG
- the LOC107018504 gene encoding uncharacterized protein LOC107018504 yields the protein MAALKAINSITSPTRITKFTFLPNPTWFQPKPIFQHLKTKRIRLFPAKSSSKPNTNQENAADESLLNDSISIIQPQPTSNQPPSPSISSFSRGLVFDLGQKDSWDSSEIGSPVVKRYLSDDEERWYMWYHGRDSNGKDSIGLAVSSNGVHWERGEIVLNCGDNWWGFDTQSIRPCEVVIMSSAKVRANSSVYWLYYTGFGSEKIETLKDLDIPRFGNGDGEIYKSLPGLAMSQDGRHWARIEGEHHSGALFDVGLDGEWDSLFIGSPKVVYHSSGDLRMYYHSYDVDKGCFAIGIARSRDGMKWLKLGKILQGTSGFDELGVLNPHVIRNRKDGKYMMVYEGVDGNGRRSIGMAMSLDGLKGWRRVEENDPLLKRCEEGGWDSEGVGSPYLVEMDGDDEDHEWRLYYRGIGKDGRSGIGMAMSQGNEFKSFQRWKGFHL from the coding sequence ATGGCAGCTCTCAAAGCCATAAACTCCATTACATCTCCAACAAGAATCACCAAGTTTACATTTTTACCAAACCCCACATGGTTTCAACCAAAACCCATCTTCCAACATCTCAAAACCAAAAGAATTAGACTATTTCCAGCTAAATCCAGTTCAAAACCTAacacaaatcaagaaaatgcaGCTGATGAATCCTTGTTAAATGACTCAATTTCAATAATCCAACCACAACCCACTTCAAATCAACCTCCATCTCCTTCAATTTCATCGTTTTCGCGGGgtttagtttttgatttaggGCAGAAAGATTCTTGGGATAGCTCTGAAATTGGTTCACCTGTAGTGAAAAGGTACCTCAGTGATGATGAAGAGAGATGGTACATGTGGTACCATGGGAGGGATAGTAATGGTAAAGATTCAATTGGTTTAGCTGTTTCTAGTAATGGGGTTCATTGGGAAAGAGGTGAAATTGTGTTGAATTGTGGTGATAATTGGTGGGGTTTTGATACACAAAGTATTAGGCCATGTGAGGTTGTGATTATGTCAAGTGCTAAAGTAAGAGCTAACAGCTCTGTTTATTGGCTTTACTATACTGGTTTTGGTTCTGAAAAGATTGAAACTTTGAAAGATTTAGATATACCGCGATTTGGGAATGGAGATGGAGAGATTTATAAGTCATTGCCTGGGTTAGCAATGAGTCAAGATGGTAGACATTGGGCAAGAATTGAAGGGGAACATCATTCTGGTGCTTTGTTTGATGTTGGTTTAGATGGTGAATGGGATTCTTTGTTTATAGGTTCACCAAAAGTAGTATACCATAGTAGTGGTGATTTAAGAATGTATTACCATTCCTATGATGTTGATAAAGGGTGTTTTGCAATAGGGATAGCTAGGTCAAGAGATGGAATGAAATGGTTAAAGCTAGGGAAGATTCTACAAGGTACAAGTGGTTTTGATGAACTAGGAGTGTTGAATCCACATGTTATACGAAATCGAAAAGATGGGAAGTATATGATGGTTTATGAAGGTGTAGATGGAAATGGGAGGAGGAGTATAGGGATGGCAATGTCTTTAGATGGATTAAAGGGATGGAGAAGAGTTGAAGAGAATGATCCATTGTTGAAGAGATGTGAAGAAGGGGGTTGGGATAGTGAAGGGGTGGGATCACCATATCTTGTTGAAATGGATGGAGATGATGAAGATCATGAATGGAGATTGTATTATAGAGGGATTGGAAAAGATGGAAGAAGTGGGATTGGTATGGCAATGTCTCAAGGaaatgaattcaagagttttcaAAGGTGGAAAGGGTTTCATTTGTAG